The segment CCTCGAATACGCATGACGCCTGCGGGAGATTGTTTCCATTCGGCCCAATACGCGCGCTGCGCGCCGCCTTCACCGTCCACGCCGCGTTCCGCGACGAAATACCGAGGCGCGTTGCCCCCGACGCGGACGATGGCGACGAAGTAACATTCCGTGGGCGCCACAGGAGCTGGCAGCGTAATCACGAGCGCTTCGACGCCTGGAGCTGGCGTCATCGGCGCAATGGAAAGGCTCGAACCATCCGCACAGTCTTGGGGTCCGAGCCCGGCGCCGGCCGCCGCCCACGCTTCTTGGAGCATCGCGTTTCCGTGGGTCGCCGCGTTCGAAAACCACGCGACCGGATCGCGCAGTACAGCGTTCATCAGGATCTGGTGGGCAAAACGATAATGTTGTTGTCGCACGTGGCCTCTTGCTGGTTTGGCAGTCGGCCGCAGATCGCATGAATCCGCTGCGGAGTCAATCACGAAGCGAAGCTCCGTCGCCTCACGTAAACCCAAACCGCCCTTTGAGCTCCCGTTGTCGTCCTTGCGCCGCCTTCGTCGTACACACGAGCCCAATGATGCACGAAACGGGCACACGCCGCACGAGCACCACTCCATTCTGCGCCTCGTAGATGTTTTCACCCGCGCCCCGCAATCGCCCACACGAAACCTCCAGCACGACCGGCGTTGCCGAACGTTTACCGACTTTGCTGTCGAGGCTCGGGGCGAGGTGCACGTGCGTCCTTTTTTGCGGCACGAGACCCTCTTGCGAAATGGGCACGGTCGCGTCCACCGTGGTCCCGTGATACAGCGA is part of the Polyangiaceae bacterium genome and harbors:
- a CDS encoding RNA 2'-phosphotransferase; this encodes MNIVEKSKTLSWLLRHGAREARVSMDAAGWVPVTEVLRYLHMSRGDLEEVVRLNNKSRLELVGDRIRACQGHSTENMPVTREALEASWRLYERGGSLYHGTTVDATVPISQEGLVPQKRTHVHLAPSLDSKVGKRSATPVVLEVSCGRLRGAGENIYEAQNGVVLVRRVPVSCIIGLVCTTKAAQGRQRELKGRFGFT